Proteins from a genomic interval of Helicoverpa armigera isolate CAAS_96S chromosome 9, ASM3070526v1, whole genome shotgun sequence:
- the LOC110372727 gene encoding B-cell CLL/lymphoma 7 protein family member A, with protein sequence MSRSVRAETRNRVKDDIKRVMQAVEKVRHWEKKWVTIGETTMKIYKWVPISTNEQKKKHAAKRENKENTLTPKKVHDSSNSNFGMAEDSNTCFSTVSDSQGPTEFTSTTMNFSEDSNSQSSGTTTPAKRLKTD encoded by the exons ATGTCTCGTTCTGTCCGTGCGGAAACTAGAAACCGTGTCAAAGATGATATCAAAAGGGTAATGCAAGCCGTGGAAAAAGTTCGCCATTG gGAGAAAAAATGGGTGACTATCGGTGAAACGACGATGAAAATTTATAAATGGGTTCCAATATCTACTAATGAGCAAAAGAAGAAACACGCGGCTAAACGTGAGAATAAGGAGAACACATTGACGCCGAAGAAGGTGCACGACTCCTCTAACTCTAACTTCGGCATGGCGGAAGATTCCAACACCT gtttttCTACAGTTAGTGACTCTCAAGGGCCAACTGAGTTTACATCAACAACTATGAATTTCTCGGAAGACTCCAACTCCCAGAGTAGTGGCACCACAACACCCGCCAAGCGGTTAAAAACTGACTGA
- the LOC110372728 gene encoding cilia- and flagella-associated protein 251 isoform X2: MAYDRNPISSLNLLDMRTSGEESRVVLRRFQSLTKQYFEQYAECEARRKPCPFKMRWMNGFNHRVGVINLNDQGSTQLFYSASNCGVVYNWTTQQMWLLQGHRHMVTCIASDERGRWLVTADSGPENVIIIWDSRDLFPQKTLFAPHGTTKVAKVALSADARYLLTLAYPCEKMALYWWIWCLGKDSPHAAYETSNISRDSVVEMIFNPTKSEQFLLMTRTGIYLGISKKVFLSERGQVKETDRWELKVKSQDKVNPDYGKLMCCTFVKGTSQIIVATSRGAVLVYGYTIEYQANVEPANIEKLRFIKMVKLNKRMINVIKNIDGIIVTGNSNGEIHFYDDQLRVLYWVHGFSVDKVKGLSFNVSPRSSMILDPACNKPCPCWEKVEVQKDPVTGQLTQKLIKMRLPSDATVSGKPFLVRDFIVCTFNQGVGFVDFVTEKYTTLIYNKRSAVLSMTVHPEKNLLCLGYKDGTVELFDFIQHKLLKKLDLCSRFTTVVPPNDDSINCNFEITVPELSVTCLQYSPSGLHLASGLNTGQILFLDPTTIDILSPSPFNDTRGDIKLISYCKDSVTMATADEWRTVCVYKYNCKRFQWAFIGKHRSHYKDITSLIFLPEKNTNGEYKLVSLGMDRCMVEYDIGASSDEYLEIASLDRVEQTAVPLGAIVWPTPPEVDPEECRTDLPMLLMANDEYKYKIVNYATTMTLATVLGPRYDHPVSKIQLITGKDGDKTNQYLLFSCKEVIGLQKMPLDGNPWKHVGQLGHPFRITRMCFRDDYGILFTIGFRDTTFTQWDANFRSVETTTLRGGIDLDPYYCLVDNGRPGWLFQEIRDLFYYIQILCQGTFSPARRRVKDYIPIDSLPDLMRALGFFPSEYEVENLLVEAKFKVYLKTPVTEIDFMEFVKLYLNHRPVFGESFKRLRAAFRTFANVSKQGYVMQRNDFIEMLTSNGEFFSRELCWYLLTILCGHSIEDRAVMNEDDFSFLPKVITFSDFVTEIIGIQEMDNVSDTYSGSSMSSMHTVGSIDSDEKLN; the protein is encoded by the exons CGTCATATGGTAACATGCATTGCATCAGACGAGCGAGGTCGGTGGCTGGTGACAGCTGACTCGGGCCCTGAAAACGTGATCATAATCTGGGACTCCAGGGACCTATTCCCTCAGAAGACGTTGTTCGCACCGCACGGGACCACTAAGGTAGCTAAAGTGGCACTCAGCGCTGATGCCAGATACCTGCTGACGCTGGCGTACCCTTGTGAGAAGATGGCGTTATACTGGTGGATATGGTGTTTGGGAAAAGACTCTCCACATG CTGCTTATGAAACAAGCAATATTTCACGAGACAGCGTGGTAGAAATGATTTTCAATCCCACGAAATCTGAGCAGTTCCTTCTGATGACTAGAACTGGTATTTATCTCGGCATATCTAAA AAAGTATTTCTATCGGAGCGAGGGCAAGTGAAAGAAACTGACCGCTGGGAACTGAAAGTGAAGAGCCAGGACAAAGTGAACCCGGACTACGGCAAGCTGATGTGTTGCACCTTCGTGAAGGGCACCTCGCAGATCATCGTGGCGACCAGCCGCGGAGCTGTGCTGGTCTATGGCTATACCATAGAGTATCAGGCCAATGTGGAACCAGCCAATATTGAGAAGCTCCGGTTCATTAAGATGGTGAAGCTGAATAAGAGGATGATTAATGTCATCAAGAATATTGATGG GATAATAGTGACGGGCAACAGCAACGGCGAGATCCACTTCTACGACGACCAGCTGAGGGTGCTGTACTGGGTGCACGGCTTCTCCGTCGACAAGGTCAAGGGGCTCAGCTTCAACGTCTCACCCAGGAGCTCCATGATCCTCGACCCTGCCT GTAACAAGCCTTGTCCGTGCTGGGAGAAGGTGGAGGTACAAAAAGACCCAGTGACAGGCCAGCTTACGCAGAAGCTGATTAAAATGAGGCTACCTTCCGACGCGACTGTCAGCGGCAAACCCTTCCTTGTCAGGGATTTCATTGTTT GTACTTTTAACCAAGGAGTTGGATTTGTGGACTTTGTCACCGAGAAGTACACTACGCTGATATACAACAAGAGATCTGCCGTCCTCTCTATGACGGTACATCCTGAGAA GAACCTGCTGTGCTTGGGCTACAAGGACGGCACGGTGGAGCTGTTCGACTTCATCCAGCACAAGCTGCTGAAGAAGCTGGACCTGTGCAGCCGGTTCACGACGGTGGTGCCTCCCAACGATGACTCCATCAACTGCAACTTCGAGATCACCGTGCCTGAGCTGTCCGTCACGTGCTTGCAGTACTCACCTTCAG GGCTACACCTGGCGAGCGGTCTTAACACGGGCCAGATTCTGTTCCTCGACCCTACGACCATCGATATCCTCAGCCCGTCGCCCTTCAACGACACCAGAGGAGACATCAAGCTCATCAGCTACTGCAAAGATTCGGTTACCATGGCTACTGCT GATGAATGGAGAACAGTTTGCGTTTACAAGTACAACTGTAAACGCTTTCAATGGGCATTCATCGGCAAGCATCGCTCCCACTACAAGGACATCACCTCGCTCATCTTCCTTCCCGAGAAGAACACCAACGGGGAATATAAACTGGTGTCGCTAGGCATGGACAGATGCATGGTGGAGTACGACATCGGGGCCAGCAGCGATGAGTATTTGGAGATCGCAAGTTTGGACAGAGTGGAGCAGACCGCGGTCCCACTGGGTGCCATCGTGTGGCCGACGCCACCTGAGGTCGACCCTGAGGAATGTAGAACTGATTTACCGATGCTACTTATGGCTAATGATGAG TACAAGTACAAGATAGTGAACTACGCAACTACCATGACCCTGGCCACAGTGCTGGGCCCTCGCTACGATCACCCAGTCAGCAAAATACAGCTGATCACGGGGAAAGACGGCGACAAGACCAACCAATACTTGCTGTTCTCTTGTAAAGAAGTCATCGGCTTACAGAAGATGCCGCTTGATGGCAATCCTTGGAAACATGTGGGCCAGCTGGGACATCCCTTCAGG atTACGAGGATGTGTTTTCGGGACGACTACGGAATTCTGTTCACGATCGGTTTCAGAGATACCACTTTTACTCAATGGGATGCAAACTTCAG GTCTGTAGAAACGACGACCTTACGAGGTGGAATAGACCTGGATCCTTACTACTGCCTCGTGGACAACGGCCGGCCCGGCTGGCTGTTCCAAGAGATTCGGGATCTGTTCTACTACATCCAGATCCTGTGCCAGGGCACCTTCTCCCCGGCCAGGAGGCGCGTCAAAGATTACATCCCGATAGACTCGCTGCCCGATCTGATGAGGGCTTTAGGGTTCTTCCCGTCGGAATATGAG GTGGAAAATCTATTGGTCGAAGCCAAGTTCAAGGTGTACCTGAAGACGCCAGTAACCGAGATAGACTTCATGGAGTTTGTGAAGCTGTACTTGAACCACCGGCCCGTGTTCGGCGAGAGCTTCAAGCGGCTGCGCGCCGCCTTCCGCACGTTCGCCAACGTCAGCAAACAGGGATACGTCATGCAGAGAAACGACTTCATTGAGATGCTCACTTCTAACG GTGAATTCTTTTCCCGTGAGTTGTGCTGGTACCTGCTGACTATACTTTGCGGCCACAGCATCGAAGATCGAGCAGTTATGAATGAAGATGATTTCTCATTTTTGCCAAAG GTCATAACATTCAGTGACTTTGTGACTGAAATAATTGGTATACAAGAAATGGATAATGTGTCTGACACATACTCTGGGTCCTCAATGTCTTCCATGCATACAGTGGGTTCCATAGATTCTGatgagaaattaaattaa